The Antarcticibacterium flavum genome contains the following window.
ATATAAAAGAAACTTCGGATTTAAATCAATTCCAAAGACAAATTCTTTCAGTCGAGTAAATTAAGACATTTGCCAACAGCAATTAAAAACCATGCTTGATTTGGTCTTGAATCGAAAGCCCGTGCTCCCTGGCAACGCCTTATTGCCTTACGGACCTTCACGCACGCCAGCTCGCACAGTTTTCATACGGGACGTTTTGTTTAACAAAAAAATATTATCTGTAGGACAAAAAGTTTCTGCTCAATGCTTAAATTTATAGCAAACCAAAAAAATTAAGACATGAAGATCACTTTCTACGGGCACAATACCTTCGGGATAAAAATTGGGGATATCAATCTTCTGGTAGACCCCTTTATCACCGGGAACGAAAACTCTAAAGACAAGATTGATATAAATGATCTAAAGGCAGATTACATCCTTCTTACCCACGCGCACCAGGACCACATCCTGGATGCGGAAGCCATAGCCAAAAATACTGGTGCGATTATAGTAAGCAACTTTGAGATAGCCACCCATTATGAAAACAAGGGATTTGAAGTGCATCCTATGAATCACGGCGGCAGCTGGGATTTTGATTTTGGAACGGTAAAATATGTCAATGCCATTCACACCAGTTCTTTTCCAGATGGAAGTTACGGAGGGCAACCCGGCGGATTTGTAATTGAGAGTGAGCATAAGAATATTTACATAGCAGGAGATACTGCGCTAACTATGGACATGAAATTGATCCCAATGAGGACCAATCTCGACCTGGCAATCCTTCCAATAGGAGATAATTTCACTATGGGCATTGAGGATGCCATTGTAGCCAGCGATTTCGTGGAATGCGATAAGATCATAGGCTGCCATTATGATACTTTTGGATATATTGAAATAGATCACGAAGAGGCCAAAAGAAAATTTTATGAAAAGGGAAAAGATCTTATGTTGCTGGAAATAGGAGAAAGTATTGAACTTTAAAATTTTTCCACTATTTTTCCCGTCACGAATGTGACAAAGCTTTTATTTAATGCAGGCAACATACCATAAGTATATATTAAATTTTAAACGCCCCAGCGGAACTTCGCGGGGCGTTCTTAATAATAAGGAGACCTGGTTCCTAATCCTGGAACAGGATGGCCGGCGCGGCATAGGCGAGTGCGGGATATTGCGCTCCCTTAGCATTGATGACAGGCCAGATTATGAGGATAAACTTCGCTGGGTTTGTGACAATATAGATTTAGGTGAAAATGTGCTGTGGGAGCAACTTCGGGAATTCCCCAGCATCCAATTTGGAGTCGAAATGGCCTTCAGGTCCCTGGAAGCCTCCAGTCCTTTTATTCTTTTCCCTTCAGCTTTTACTGAAGGGAGGGAAGCAATCCCTATCAACGGGCTTGTATGGATGGGAAAGAAGGAGTACATGAAGCAGCAAATCGAAGAAAAGATTTCAGCAGGATTTAGTTGTATTAAAATGAAAATTGGGGCTATAGATTTTCAAGCTGAATTGGAGCTGCTAAAATATATTCGTTCACAATTTACTGCTGAAGAGATCGAACTACGGGTAGATGCAAATGGCGCCTTCTCCCCGGCTGAAGCATTGGAGAAGCTAAAAAGATTAAGCCAATTTAACATCCACAGTATAGAGCAGCCCATAAAACAAGGCAACTGGGCTGTAATGGCAGATCTTTGCGAGAACACTCCCATTCCCATAGCCCTGGATGAGGAATTAATAGGAATTACAGATGTAACTAAAAAAGTCGAATTGCTACAAACTATAAGTCCGCAATACCTCATTTTTAAGCCCAGCCTCATTGGCGGAATTAGGGGAACCGGGGAATGGATAGATCTGGCTGCACAGGAAAAGATCGACTGGTGGGTAACCAGTGCCCTGGAAAGCAATGTGGGGTTAAATGCCATAAGCCAGTGGACCTTTACCACCGGTAACCAAATGCCGCAGGGCCTGGGAACCGGGGGATTGTATACCAATAATTTTGAAAGTCCGTTGCAGGTGAAACAAGGAAAAATAAGCTATGATCCAAAATCCTCCTGGGATTTTAATTTATAATTATCAATATGTATATACAACAAGCATTTAAATATCAATATGAATTTTGGCGGTACCTGGTAGGGATCTTTGTGGTGATCGCAGCTGTTTTTGCCGGTCAAATGCCCTTATTGGTCGCGGTTTTTCTAAAAGCAGGTTTCGACCTTGAAGGAATGGATGAGACCCAGGTCATGCAGGTCCTGGATTCAAACCTTTCCCTGTTTCTTATGCTGCTTACCTTTGCGGTAGCACTGGTAGGGCTTTTGTTTGCAGTAAAATTTATTCACAGCCAGCCTTTTACTGCTCTTACCACTGCAAGGAAAAAGATAGACTGGAGCAGGTTCTTCTTTGCATTTGGACTGGTTGCCGTCTTTTCAATTTCGGTTACTTTATTTGATTATTTCACGAACCCTGAAGATTATGTAGTCAATTTCCAGCCAACACCATTTTTTATTATGCTTGCCATAGCTGTGGTCATGGTGCCACTGCAAACCAGTTTTGAGGAATATTTTTTTCGGGGATATTTAATGCAGGGGCTTGGAACCCTGGTTCGCAACAGGTGGGTTCCACTTTTTATTACCTCGGTAATTTTCGGCGGGCTTCATTTTTTCAATCCTGAGGTTACCAAACTTGGTAATATTATAATGATCTACTACATAGGAACCGGATTCCTGCTGGGCATCATGACACTTATGGATGACGGGCTGGAGCTGGCCCTGGGATTTCATGCAGGAAATAACCTTATAACTGCCGTACTTGTTACGGCAGACTGGACTGCATTTCAAACCAATTCAGTCTTAAAAGATATTTCTGAGCCTTCTGCAGGCCTGGATGTTATAATCCCTGTTTTGGTGATATACCCTATTTTCCTCTTTATTATGGCGAGAAAATATAACTGGAAAAATTGGGGACAAAGGCTTTTCGGGAAAGTAGAAAAGCCCGAAGTGTTAAAACCTTCAGAATTAGGTTAAGGATTTTCGTACATTTTGTTAAATTTAGAAATTCATGCTAATAACCTTTGCTATACGAGGAAGAATATGAATGAAAAATTTGACGTCCCGGAGGTGCATCCCAACTTTAAGATCAATAAGATCCATTTTACTATCTCCGATCTCCGTAAGGTTGCTTATAATTATATAAAAGAAGGAGAGCCTTATGAAGGCCTTGTTGGAGATTTTATCCTTGACTGGGTAAAACCCTCACTTTACCTTGATGTGCAGACCTCTGGCTCTACAGGGAAGCCCAAGAAATTACGCATAAGAAAAGACCATATGATAAACTCTGCCCTGGCTACAGGGAAGTTCTTTGAACTGCCAGAGAAGTCGACGGTACTTTTGTGCCTTCCTGCAAATTATATTGCGGGGAAGATGATGATAGTACGGGCAATGGTCCTGGGCTGGGAACTTGATATGGTACCGCCATCTTCCAATCCCCTGGACCAGGTATTTAAAACCTACGATTTTTGTGCGATGACTCCTTTCCAACTGGATAACTCACTGGGGAGGTTGCATTTGATCAAAAAATTAATAGTTGGTGGCGGTGCAGTTTCTCCTCACTTACAAAACAAAGTGCAGGATCTAACTACAAAGGTCTATGAGACTTTTGGTATGACAGAGACCGTTTCACATATCGCAGCCAAAAGACTTAATCCAACAAATAAGAAAAATAAACCTATTCCTTTCAAGGTGTTGCCCGATATAGGTATTTCTACAGATGAGCGCGGCTGCCTGGTGGTTAAGGCTCCAAAGGTTGCAGAAGATATAGTGGTAACCAATGATGTAGTTGAGATCGTAACTTATAAGAAGTTCTTCTGGAAGGGCAGGATAGATAACGTCGTTAATTCGGGAGGGGTAAAATTGCATCCGGAGGAAATAGAATTAAAGCTGAATGAAACAATCGACAGGAGGTTCTTCGTGACGGGGTTACCAGATGATGCCCTGGGGGAGAAACTGGTGCTATTTGTGGAAGCCGATTTCTCTGAAGAATTGCTTGCCCAGCTTGAGGAGGATATTAAAAACTTAAAGAGTCTTGAAAAATTCGAAGTGCCGAAAAAAATCTACCTGGTCCAGAAGTTTGAAGAGACACCCAATGGTAAGATCCATAGGGAGAATACGGTGAAAAGCCGCAATAAATAACAATTTCCATCTAATGATAATAAGATTACTAGTTATATTCCTTTTACTGGGATTGCCTGTGCAGTCCCAAATTCTATCAGAAAGAGAAAGAGCCGAAAAAACGGACGAGATCCTTGCAGATAAATTTGAAAATCTCCTGCCACAACTTATGGACAGGGCGGGGATTGATATGTGGGTGATCATATCCCGGGAATATAATGAAGACCCGGTTTTACGAACAATGCTCCCTGGGACCTGGCTCAATGCTCGCCGCAGGACGATATTGGTCTTTCATCGCGACAGGGAAAGGGACACCCTTGAGAGGATTGCCGTAGCCCGTTATAATATTGGAAAAAACATCATCTCTGCCTGGGATCCTGAAGAAGAACCAGATCAATGGAAAGCTTTAATTGATATTATAGAAGAAAGAACCCCTGCAACTATAGGTCTTAATTATTCTAAAGATTTTGCGCTGGCAGATGGATTGGTGAAAACCGATCATGATGAATTCTTAGCGATGCTACCTGCAGCCTATAAGGATAAAATAGTCTCAGCAGAGGAACTTGCCGTTGGCTGGATCGAGACGCGCTCTCAAAAGGAAATGGAATTATATGAGTCCCTTGTGGCGCAAACTCATGCTATTATAGCCGAAGCCTTCAGCAACAAGGTTATTACCCCCGGCGTCACAACCAGTGAGGATGTGGTATGGTGGATGCGCCAAAAAGTTACAGAACTTGGCCTGGAAACCTGGTTTCACCCAACTGTGGATATTCAGAGAAAGGATGAGGCTCTTAAAGACCATATTGAAGCCTTTTCCGCAGGTTACGGGGAGACCGTCATCCAGCCGGGGGATCTGCTGCACTGCGATTTTGGAATAACTTATTTAAGGCTTAATACAGATTGCCAGCAACATGCCTATGTGCTTAAACCCGGTGAGCTCACTGCACCGGCATATTTAAGAGAGGCACTGGAAAAAGGTAACAGGCTACAGGATA
Protein-coding sequences here:
- a CDS encoding metal-dependent hydrolase; amino-acid sequence: MKITFYGHNTFGIKIGDINLLVDPFITGNENSKDKIDINDLKADYILLTHAHQDHILDAEAIAKNTGAIIVSNFEIATHYENKGFEVHPMNHGGSWDFDFGTVKYVNAIHTSSFPDGSYGGQPGGFVIESEHKNIYIAGDTALTMDMKLIPMRTNLDLAILPIGDNFTMGIEDAIVASDFVECDKIIGCHYDTFGYIEIDHEEAKRKFYEKGKDLMLLEIGESIEL
- a CDS encoding AMP-binding protein, which encodes MNEKFDVPEVHPNFKINKIHFTISDLRKVAYNYIKEGEPYEGLVGDFILDWVKPSLYLDVQTSGSTGKPKKLRIRKDHMINSALATGKFFELPEKSTVLLCLPANYIAGKMMIVRAMVLGWELDMVPPSSNPLDQVFKTYDFCAMTPFQLDNSLGRLHLIKKLIVGGGAVSPHLQNKVQDLTTKVYETFGMTETVSHIAAKRLNPTNKKNKPIPFKVLPDIGISTDERGCLVVKAPKVAEDIVVTNDVVEIVTYKKFFWKGRIDNVVNSGGVKLHPEEIELKLNETIDRRFFVTGLPDDALGEKLVLFVEADFSEELLAQLEEDIKNLKSLEKFEVPKKIYLVQKFEETPNGKIHRENTVKSRNK
- a CDS encoding o-succinylbenzoate synthase, producing MQATYHKYILNFKRPSGTSRGVLNNKETWFLILEQDGRRGIGECGILRSLSIDDRPDYEDKLRWVCDNIDLGENVLWEQLREFPSIQFGVEMAFRSLEASSPFILFPSAFTEGREAIPINGLVWMGKKEYMKQQIEEKISAGFSCIKMKIGAIDFQAELELLKYIRSQFTAEEIELRVDANGAFSPAEALEKLKRLSQFNIHSIEQPIKQGNWAVMADLCENTPIPIALDEELIGITDVTKKVELLQTISPQYLIFKPSLIGGIRGTGEWIDLAAQEKIDWWVTSALESNVGLNAISQWTFTTGNQMPQGLGTGGLYTNNFESPLQVKQGKISYDPKSSWDFNL
- a CDS encoding CPBP family intramembrane glutamic endopeptidase; the encoded protein is MYIQQAFKYQYEFWRYLVGIFVVIAAVFAGQMPLLVAVFLKAGFDLEGMDETQVMQVLDSNLSLFLMLLTFAVALVGLLFAVKFIHSQPFTALTTARKKIDWSRFFFAFGLVAVFSISVTLFDYFTNPEDYVVNFQPTPFFIMLAIAVVMVPLQTSFEEYFFRGYLMQGLGTLVRNRWVPLFITSVIFGGLHFFNPEVTKLGNIIMIYYIGTGFLLGIMTLMDDGLELALGFHAGNNLITAVLVTADWTAFQTNSVLKDISEPSAGLDVIIPVLVIYPIFLFIMARKYNWKNWGQRLFGKVEKPEVLKPSELG
- a CDS encoding M24 family metallopeptidase, which codes for MIIRLLVIFLLLGLPVQSQILSERERAEKTDEILADKFENLLPQLMDRAGIDMWVIISREYNEDPVLRTMLPGTWLNARRRTILVFHRDRERDTLERIAVARYNIGKNIISAWDPEEEPDQWKALIDIIEERTPATIGLNYSKDFALADGLVKTDHDEFLAMLPAAYKDKIVSAEELAVGWIETRSQKEMELYESLVAQTHAIIAEAFSNKVITPGVTTSEDVVWWMRQKVTELGLETWFHPTVDIQRKDEALKDHIEAFSAGYGETVIQPGDLLHCDFGITYLRLNTDCQQHAYVLKPGELTAPAYLREALEKGNRLQDILTTNFQKGRTGNEILAVSLTEAKDEGLRPSIYTHPLGLYGHSAGPTIGMWDSQGGVPGTGDYPLYPNTVYAIELNTTVEIPEWEKDIRIMLEEAGFYGEDGFKYVNGRQQELYCISSK